One Lycium barbarum isolate Lr01 chromosome 5, ASM1917538v2, whole genome shotgun sequence genomic window carries:
- the LOC132641670 gene encoding serine/threonine-protein kinase PCRK1-like, with product MKCFQFSKNDDENKTTKSTSGQSCASVSTDAELKGSTTSVSSDISMESISFSCLSHKKPCNLRVFTVEELKTATKNFSRSLMIGEGGFGGVYRGVLRDRTDIAVKQLSQRGLQGHKEWVTEVNVLGVVEHPNLVKLMGYCAQDDERGIQRLLVYEFLPNRSVQDHLMSRFISPLPWETRLNITRDAARGLAYLHEGMEFQIIFRDFKSSNILLDEKWNAKLSDFGLARLGPSDGLSYVSTAVVGTVGYAAPEYIQTGRLTSKSDVWSYGVFLYELITGRRPLDRNKPKNEQKLLEWVRPHLSDLKKFELILDPRLDGNYSLKSAQKLAAIANRCLAKHPRNRPKMSEVLEMVNRVVEATEAKSPAIPIEESSAHNIEDEKFRVRCLNASRRLVEHIPRENKLLVWKLWKPKLVSSN from the exons ATGAAGTGTTTCCAGTTCTCAAAGAATGACGATGAGAACAAGACTACAAAGTCCACATCAGGGCAGTCTTGTGCCTCTGTTTCAACAGATGCTGAGCTGAAAGGATCCACTACTTCTGTGTCATCAGACATTAGCATGGAGTCCATATCGTTTTCATGCTTGTCACATAAAAAGCCCTGCAACCTTAGAGTCTTCACAGTTGAAGAGTTGAAGACCGCCACCAAGAATTTTAGCCGATCCCTCATGATTGGAGAAGGCGGTTTTGGAGGTGTATACAGGGGCGTTTTAAGGGACAGGACTGATATCGCTGTTAAACAACTCAGCCAGAGAGGATTACAG GGGCATAAGGAATGGGTGACTGAAGTGAACGTCCTGGGTGTCGTTGAGCATCCAAATCTTGTAAAACTCATGGGCTATTGTGCACAGGATGACGAGAGAGGAATACAGCGTCTGTTGGTATATGAGTTCTTGCCCAACAGAAGTGTGCAGGATCATTTAATGAGTCGTTTTATTTCACCTTTGCCGTGGGAAACAAGATTAAATATCACCCGTGATGCTGCTCGAGGCTTGGCTTACCTTCACGAGGGAATGGAGTTTCAG ATTATCTTTAGAGATTTCAAATCATCTAACATTCTCTTGGATGAGAAATGGAATGCAAAGCTTTCCGATTTTGGCTTGGCCAGATTAGGCCCTTCTGACGGATTAAGCTATGTCTCAACAGCG GTGGTGGGAACTGTCGGATATGCTGCTCCAGAATATATACAGACTGGGCGCCTAACATCCAAGAGTGATGTATGGAGCTATGGAGTGTTTCTATATGAACTCATTACTGGCAGGCGTCCCTTGGACAGAAATAAACCAAAAAACGAGCAGAAACTTCTGGAATGGGTGAGACCGCATCTTTCAGACCTGAAGAAGTTTGAACTAATTTTGGATCCTCGACTAGATGGGAACTATTCCCTTAAATCTGCTCAGAAGTTAGCTGCCATAGCTAATAGGTGTCTAGCTAAACACCCGAGAAATCGTCCTAAAATGAGTGAGGTCTTGGAGATGGTGAATCGGGTCGTGGAGGCAACTGAAGCAAAAAGTCCAGCGATCCCTATAGAGGAAAGTTCAGCCCATAACATCGAGGATGAGAAGTTCAGAGTAAGGTGTCTAAATGCAAGCAGAAGGTTGGTGGAACACATTCCTAGAGAAAACAAGTTACTGGTATGGAAATTGTGGAAGCCTAAGCTTGTCAGTTCCAATTAA